The genomic DNA CCCGGTCCAGGAGGTAGACCCGGGCCAGGGTCTCCTGAGTCCCGTGATGAAAGTGGATCTCCCGTCTGTGCTTGAGGGCTTTGGGAGCAGTGGACAAGAGGGTCAGCTCTACATCCCACAGGGTGGACGGAAAGAGGGTTCCGGGCTTGGCCAGGCACTCTCCGCGCTGCAGGTTCTCCACGTCCAGCCCGGCCAGATTCATGGCTGTCCGCTGCCCGGCATCTGCGGTTTCCACCGTCTCTCCGTGGACCTGCAGTCCCCGGACCTTGGTCTTGAGCCCTTGGGGGTAGACGGCAATGCTGTCCCCTACAGAAATCCGCCCATCGATAAGGGTCCCGGTGACCACTGTTCCGTGGCCGCGCATGGTGAACACCCGGTCAATGGGCAGACGGAAGATTTCAGAGGAGAGGGTTTGATTGCTTTTGGCCGCCAAGTCCTGCAGGGTTGTGGTCAGCTCTGGAATGCCCTGGCCTGTATGCGCCGATACCGGGATGATCGGGGCCTGGGCCAGGAAGGTGTCCGCCAGATAGTCCTGGACGTCCTCCTGGGCCAGCTCCAAGAGCTCAGGGTCCACGGTATCGACCTTGGTCAGAGCCACCACCCCTTCGCTGATGCCCAGCAGGGTGCATATCTCCAGATGTTCCCGGGTCTGGGGCATGATCCCCTCGTCAGCGGCCACTGTGAGCAGAACAAAATCAATCCCAGCCGCTCCGGCCACCATGTTTTTGACGAATTTTTCATGGCCCGGGACGTCAATGATTCCCACCCGCTGACCGTCAGGAAGGTCGAGAAAGGCAAAGCCCAGCTCAATGGTGATTCCCCGCTTCTTTTCATCCTTGAGCCGGTCGCAGTCAATGCCGCTCAAGGCCTTGATCAGGGTGGTCTTGCCGTGATCGATGTGTCCCGCTGTGCCCATGATGATCGGCATGATCTGTTCGTGCCCTCCTGTGCGCTTGCCAGAGACGTTGGCCGAAAGTCTGTCCAGCTCAGGCTAAAGCTGGTCTGGAAACCCCAGCCGGAAATGATATCCAACCCAGGATCGAAGCGCAATGCCTGCGTCCGGGCAAACAAAAGTTGCATGTCCCTTTCTTTTGGTATAAATTTATAATTTTCCTGTTAGGATATCGTTCGCATACCCTGCTCATTCAGGGTATGTGTTTAATAATCTGTTGACATATTGACAAAAGTTTCTGCGGGAAACATTCGCGGCGGCCTGGTTTGAACCCCAAATTCGGAGGAAGGGAGTACGCAATGGAGGACAGACTCAAACAGCAGCGAACCTTTGCCCTGGCCGGAAGCAGCGGTAGCGGCAAGACCTCCTTGGCCGAGATGTTCTTGTACAATGCCAAAGTGACCACCCGCCTGGGAAGCATTGATGCCGGGAACACAATTCTGGACTATGAGCCGGAGGAAACCAAGAAGGGCGGCAGCGTACAGCCGGCCTATGCAGTTTATTCCTGGAACAAGAATCGGCACTTCCTGATCGACAATCCCGGGGATACGAACTTTCTGGGCGAGTTTCCCTACCAGCTGGCGGCTGCGGACGGCGTGATCTATGTCGTCGATGCTGTGGACGGGGTCAAGGCCCAGGACAAAAAGCTGTGGAAAGATGTGCGGCAGGCCGGATTGCCGTCCATGGTGGTGATCAACAAGATGGACCGGGAGCGGGCCGACTTTGAGCAGGCCTACGCCGGGCTCTCCGATGTGCTCGGGGTCAAGCCGGTGCTCCTCTATCTGCCCATTGGCTCGGAGTCGAACTTCCAGGGCCTGGTGGATGTTTTGAACAACAAGGCCCTCATCTTCGATGCCGAAGGAAAAGTGAAAAGCCAGGATGTGCCTGAGGACTTGGCTTCGCGGGTGGCAGAGCTGTACGAGGCAGCAGTGGAAAATATCGCTGAAAGCGATGAAGAGCTGATGGAAAAGTATCTGGAAGAAGGGGAGCTTTCTGCTGCAGAGATCCAAGGCGGACTGCGCAAGGGCGTGATTCAGGGAGACGTTGTCCCGGTCTGTGTCGCTGCCGCAGCCGGGAACAAGGGTGGAGCCCAGATCTTGGACCAGATTCAGGACCTCCTGCCGTCACCGCTGGAACGGGAATCCTGGCAGGGTACGGACGGCAGCGAACGGGAGTCCTCGCTTGATGCCCCGCTGGCCTGCTTCGTGTTCAAGACTATAACCACCCCTTTCGGCGGACAGCTGAGCATGCTCCGGGTCCTGTCCGGGAAGGTGAGTTCGGATATCCATGTCTACAATCCGGTCAAGGACGCCAAGGAAAAGCTGGGGGCCCTGCAGTTCGTGGTGGGCAAGAAGCAGGACCCGTGCAAGGAAGAGGTCGGTCCCGGGGCCATCGTGGCTGTAGCCAAACTCAAAAGTACCGCCACCGGGGACACGATCTGCGGGGAGAAGGATTCCTTCATCCTGGACAAGCCGGCCCTGCCGCCACAGCTGTTGTCCTTCGCCCTGACCGGGGCCAACAAGGAAGATGAGGACAAGATGGTGGCCGCCATCCAGAAGCTCCTGGAAGAAGACACCAGCCTCAAGCTGGAGCACAATGAAGAAACCAGGGATATCCTGCTTTCCGGCATGGGGCAGCTGCATATTGAGACCGCGGTGGAAAAGGTCAGACGCAGGAACAAGGTGGAGGTCCAGCTGCACGCCCCCAAGATCCCATACCGGGAGACGATCAAGGCCTCGGCCGAGGTTCAGGGCAGATACAAGAAACAGACCGGTGGGCGAGGCCAGTTCGGGGATTGCTGGATCAAGCTTGAACCCCAGGAACGGGGGCAGGGATACGAGTTCGTCAACCAGATAGTGGGCGGGGTGATCCCCAAGACCTTTATCCCGGCCGTGGATCAGGGAATTCAGGAGGCGGCCCAGAAAGGGGTCGTGGCCGGGTATCCGGTGGTCGATTTCAAGGTGACTCTGTTCGACGGCTCCTATCACAGCGTGGATTCTTCAGAGATGGCCTTCAAGATAGCCGGCTCCATGGCTTTCAAGAAGGCGGCGGAGAAGACGGGCGTGACCCTGCTGGAGCCGGTGATGAAGATGTCCATCTCTGTTCCGGATGAATACATGGGGGACATTATCGGCGATCTGTCCAGCCGCAGAGGGAAGGTCCTGGGGTATGAATCGAACCAGGGAATCACTGAGATCAACGCCCAGGTCCCAATGGCCGAAATCCTGCGCTATGCCCCGGATCTTCGGGCCATGACCGGCGGACAGGGCCTGTTTACCATGGAATTCGATCACTACGCAGAGTGCCCGCCCAATATCCAGGAAAAAATACTGGAGGAAAAGCAGGCCCAGGCCGAGAATGCCTGAGCTGATGGCAATGTACCTGGACCCTCGAAATGCGGGGCGTTTTGGTTCAGGTGAGAGCAAGTCTCAAGAAAGCCCAGAGAGGGTGGTGGCGGATGCGTGGTTCTGAAGTCAAACCGGAGGCGGATCAGTTCAAAGATGATACTTTCCGGTCGTAGAGAAGCAAAGCATTGAAGCCGCCTGCGGGCGGCTTATTCTTTTTCTGCGGTGGATTTTATGCACTCCCTGGCGTATTTGATCAAAAATGTTTTCTTTCTGCCCGCGGCTCTGTTGACGACGGTCCTGATCTCCGCGGCGGTGATTGTTCTGGCCCGTTTCCCTGGGACATCGGGCCTGCTGCAGCGGCTGGAGAAGCTGTGGGCGCATACCGTGGTCCGGGCCGCAGGTCTGGATATCCAGACCGATATGGCCGAGCTGGAGCACGGGGCTGTGTACCTGTTTGTGGCCAATCATCAGAGCCTGCTGGACATCCCCATATTGCTCAGTCTTTTAAGCCCCTGGTATCCCCGGTTTGTGGCCAAGAAGTCGCTGTTCACCATCCCGCTGTTCGGGCCAGGCATGGGCAGGACCGGCCATCTCGGGGTGGACCGGGAGAACAGCAGGCAAGGGATGCGGGATATGCAGGAGGCGGTGCAGCGTCTGCAACAGGGACAATCCCTGGTCATCTTCCCCGAAGGCACCCGGGGACGGGCGGAAGAGGGGCTGCAGGATTTTCATGTCGGAGCCCTGGTTATTGCCCTGAAGGCCAAGGTTCCGGTGGTCCCGGTGCTGATCACCGGTTCGGGCCGGGTGATGCCCAAGGGGAGGTTTAGCCTGCATCCCGGAGCGGTCCGGGTCCGGGCCCTGTCTCCCCGGCAGATGCCGCAGGAAGCAACTCTTAAAGATCGAAACAGACTGAAAGCCGCCTTGTGGGCGGAGATGGATACAACACTTACGGAGATGGAACAATGGACAAGGAAAAAAAGCTGACCCTGTATCCCATAGGCGGGCTGGGGGAGATCGGCATGAACTGCCTGCTCCTGGAGACTGCGCAATCCGCTGTGCTCATTGACTGCGGGCTGATGTTTCCGGACGACTTTCATTATGGGGTGGATGTTGTCATTCCCCGCCTGGACTTTATTTTGGAAAAGAAAGACAAGCTGCGGGCCATTATCCTGACCCACGGCCATGAGGACCATATCGGGGCCCTGCCCTGGATCCTGCCGGACGTCGAGGTGCCGGTCTACGGATCCGACTTCACCCTGGCCCTGGTGAACAACAAACTGCGGGAACACGCCCTGCAGGATAAAGTGACCCTGCAGCCGGTTCAGCCCAGAGAGACCGTACTCATAAACGACCTCTCCTTCCAGTTCTTTCCGGTCTGCCACTCCATTATCCAGGGCTACGCCCTGGGGATTGAAACCCCGGTGGGACGAGTTGTCCACTCCGGGGACTTTAAGATCGACCGCAATCCTCTTGGAGGGCATTACACCGACCTGGAGGGGCTGTCCGAGTTCTCCAGCTCCGGCGTCGAGCTCATGTTCTCGGATTCGACCAATGTAGAGCGGGACGGATTCGCCTTGACCGAAAAGGAGGTCAAGACCAGCCTGCTGGAGGTCTTTCAGAAAGCAGAGGGCCGCATTCTGGTCACCCTGTTTTCCAGTCACATTCAGCGCATTCAAGAGATCTACGACCTGGCCACCCAGTTCGGCCGGACTATGGCGGTCAGCGGCAAAAGCCTGAGCACGAATATCGAGATAGCCAGAGGGCTTGGATACCTGAACTTTTCGGACCAGAGTTATGTGGATCCGGAGAATATCGGCGACTTGCCCGACGAGAAGGTCGTGCTCCTGGTGACCGGTTCCCAGGGGGAGCCCATGTCGGCCATGACCCGTCTGGCCGAGGGGTCCCACCGTCAGCTGAGCATCCATTCCGGGGATACGGTCATCATGTCCTCCAGGTTCATTCCCGGCAATACCAAGGCCATCAACAAGGTCATCAACCGGCTGTACAAGCTGGGGGCGGATGTGGTGTATGAAAAGGTCCAGGCGGTCCACGCCTCCGGGCACGCCCACAGGGAAGAGCTCAAGCTCATGCTGGACACGGTCAAGCCCAAGTTCTTCGTCCCGGTGCACGGGGAATACCGGCATCTGGTCAAGCACTCGGATCTGGCCCAGGCCTGCGGGGTTGCCCCGGAACGGTCCCTGGTCCTGGAGGATGGGCAGCCGGTTACCCTTCTGGAGCATGGAATCCGCTATGAGGAGGAGTTCTCGGCCCGTTCCGTGCTGGTGGACGGCAAGGGGGTCGGCGACGTGGGCAGCACGATCCTCAAGGAGCGCCAGCTCTTGGCTGACGAGGGCATGGTTGTGGTGGTCATGGTCCTGGACGCCGAAAGCGGATCCATCGTCATGGGCCCCCGGCTGGAGTCCAAGGGATTCATCTTTGAGCAGCAGTATGCCCATATCCTGACCGAAGCGGAAGCAATCATCATGGACGTCTATGAAAAGATCCCGGCCGGAGCGTGGAAAAAGCTGCGGGACAGGACCAAGTCAGCCCTGCGCAGATATTTCCGCAAGGCCCTGGGACGGGATCCGGTGATTGTCCCGGTGATTATCAAGATATAGGACTCAGGGCAGACGCACAGGCAGACACAGCGGTCCCCAGTGTGCAGGCCGTATGCCGAGGAGAAAAGACTATGTTCATGACCAGAGTTGACTACCAGGGGCGGGCTTACTGGGCCGAATGCAGAGACGACCAGGCGGTTCTGGTGGACTGGAACCTGAAGGAGCTGGCCCGTGTCTCCCGCCAGGACGTGTTCGCCCGGCCCCTGCTCCACCCGGGCAAGGTAGTCTGTGTGGGATTGAACTATTATGCCCATGCCCGGGAAATGGATATGGCTCTGCCGGAAGAGCCCCTGCTTTTTTTCAAACCGGGATCTGCGGTCATAGATCACGGTCAGCCCATTCGGCTGCCGGCCCATTCGGCAGAGGTTCATTACGAGGGAGAACTGGCGGTGGTCATCGGTCGGCTGTGCCGGAATGTCCCGGAAGCACAAGCAGGGGGATATGTCCTCGGCTATACCTGCGCCAATGACGTCACGGCCAGGGATCTGCAGCGCAAAGACGGACTGTATGCCCGGGCCAAGGGCTTCGACACCTTTTGTCCTCTGGGGCCGGGGATCGAGACCGATATTGAGCCCTTTGCAGATGCTGCCATCAGGACCACAGTCAACGGAGGTGAGGTTCAGTCCGGACGGACCTCGGATATGATTGTCTCTCCTCTGGCCCTGGTCAGTTTCATCTCCCGGGTCATGACCCTGCATCCGGGAGACGTGGTCCTGACCGGCACCCCTCCCGGAGTAGGGCGGATCCAGCCCGGAGACAGAGTCTGCGTGGAGGTTGAAGGTCTCGGGAGCCTGTGCAACCCGGTGCTCGGATAGGGCGGATCCTGCCTCTTGTCAGGAGATCATTTTTGATTTACGTATTTTCCCTTCGTCTGAGAAAACCCACACACTTCAGAGCGACCCTGGGGTCCTGATCCGCCGGGTGCGGCGGCAGGTTACGGGTCCGGCTGGAGTGGAGGAAACACAACCCAAGGAGAATGTATGGGCTACATCGGTATGAAAGAGATGCTGGAGACCGGGGTGCATTTCGGGCACCAGACACGGCGGTGGAACCCGAAAATGCGGCCTTTCATCTTTGGAGCCCGCAAGGGAATCCACATCATTGACCTGCAGCAGACCATCCCCCTGTTCAACAGGGCCTATGAGTTCATAGTCGACGTGGTCGCCAACAAGGGCAAGGTCCTGTTTGTAGGCACCAAGCGCCAGGCCCAGGACATCATCCAGGAAGAGGCCTCCAGGGCCGGCATGTACTACATCACGCATCGCTGGATGGGCGGGACCCTGACCAACTTTAAGACCATCAAGCACAGCATCGACCGTTTTAAACGCCTGGAGAGCATGTTTGAGGACGGGACCATCAACCGGTTCCCGAAGAAAGAAATTGTGGGCATGCAGCGGGAGCTGACCAAGCTGCGGGATACCCTGGGCGGGATCAAGGAAATGAACGAATATCCGCAGGCTGGCTTTATCGTCGATCCCAAGCGGGAAGATATCGCGGTTCAGGAGTTTCGCCGTTTGGGCATCCCGATTGTGGCCATAACGGACACCAACTGCGATCCGGACCTTATCGACTATATCATTCCGGGCAACGACGATGCCATTCGGGCCATCAAGCTGTTCACCTCCCGGATTGCCGAGGCCTGTCTGGAAGGCCAGGCCAGGCAGGATGAGGCGACTCAGGAAGAGGTCCAGGCAGCCCAGCAGCAGGCGGAGGCCGAAATGGTGGATGCCCAGGCGGCGACCGAGAGCAATGAATCCGAGAAAGCCAGCGCAGAGGAGGAATAGATAGATGGAGATCACAGCCAAGATGGTCAAGGAGCTCCGGGAAAAGACAGGGGCCGGAATGATGGACTGCAAGAAGGCCTTGCAGGAATCGGACGGGGATGAGCAGAAGGCAGTATCCTGGCTGCGGGAAAAGGGGTTGTCCAAGGCGCAGAAGCGGGCCGGACGATCGGCCTCGGAAGGATTCATCGGTTCATATGTCCATGCCAACGGCAAGATCGGGGTCTTGGTCGAACTCAACTGTGAGACCGATTTTGTGGCCAAAAGCGACAAGTTTCAGGAACTGGCCAAGAACCTGTCCATGCAGATTGCAGCGGCCAACCCGGTCTGTGTCCGGCCGGAGGACCTGCCTCAGGAGTATATAGAGCAGGAAAAGGAGATCTACGCCAAGCAGG from Desulfovermiculus halophilus DSM 18834 includes the following:
- a CDS encoding lysophospholipid acyltransferase family protein, translating into MHSLAYLIKNVFFLPAALLTTVLISAAVIVLARFPGTSGLLQRLEKLWAHTVVRAAGLDIQTDMAELEHGAVYLFVANHQSLLDIPILLSLLSPWYPRFVAKKSLFTIPLFGPGMGRTGHLGVDRENSRQGMRDMQEAVQRLQQGQSLVIFPEGTRGRAEEGLQDFHVGALVIALKAKVPVVPVLITGSGRVMPKGRFSLHPGAVRVRALSPRQMPQEATLKDRNRLKAALWAEMDTTLTEMEQWTRKKS
- a CDS encoding fumarylacetoacetate hydrolase family protein; protein product: MFMTRVDYQGRAYWAECRDDQAVLVDWNLKELARVSRQDVFARPLLHPGKVVCVGLNYYAHAREMDMALPEEPLLFFKPGSAVIDHGQPIRLPAHSAEVHYEGELAVVIGRLCRNVPEAQAGGYVLGYTCANDVTARDLQRKDGLYARAKGFDTFCPLGPGIETDIEPFADAAIRTTVNGGEVQSGRTSDMIVSPLALVSFISRVMTLHPGDVVLTGTPPGVGRIQPGDRVCVEVEGLGSLCNPVLG
- the tsf gene encoding translation elongation factor Ts, giving the protein MEITAKMVKELREKTGAGMMDCKKALQESDGDEQKAVSWLREKGLSKAQKRAGRSASEGFIGSYVHANGKIGVLVELNCETDFVAKSDKFQELAKNLSMQIAAANPVCVRPEDLPQEYIEQEKEIYAKQARADGKPEHVVEKIVEGRVNKYYKEVCLLEQPYIKDDSIAVKDLINELVAVLGEKVEVNRFVRMEVGETHSEE
- the fusA gene encoding elongation factor G, which produces MEDRLKQQRTFALAGSSGSGKTSLAEMFLYNAKVTTRLGSIDAGNTILDYEPEETKKGGSVQPAYAVYSWNKNRHFLIDNPGDTNFLGEFPYQLAAADGVIYVVDAVDGVKAQDKKLWKDVRQAGLPSMVVINKMDRERADFEQAYAGLSDVLGVKPVLLYLPIGSESNFQGLVDVLNNKALIFDAEGKVKSQDVPEDLASRVAELYEAAVENIAESDEELMEKYLEEGELSAAEIQGGLRKGVIQGDVVPVCVAAAAGNKGGAQILDQIQDLLPSPLERESWQGTDGSERESSLDAPLACFVFKTITTPFGGQLSMLRVLSGKVSSDIHVYNPVKDAKEKLGALQFVVGKKQDPCKEEVGPGAIVAVAKLKSTATGDTICGEKDSFILDKPALPPQLLSFALTGANKEDEDKMVAAIQKLLEEDTSLKLEHNEETRDILLSGMGQLHIETAVEKVRRRNKVEVQLHAPKIPYRETIKASAEVQGRYKKQTGGRGQFGDCWIKLEPQERGQGYEFVNQIVGGVIPKTFIPAVDQGIQEAAQKGVVAGYPVVDFKVTLFDGSYHSVDSSEMAFKIAGSMAFKKAAEKTGVTLLEPVMKMSISVPDEYMGDIIGDLSSRRGKVLGYESNQGITEINAQVPMAEILRYAPDLRAMTGGQGLFTMEFDHYAECPPNIQEKILEEKQAQAENA
- the rpsB gene encoding 30S ribosomal protein S2, with product MGYIGMKEMLETGVHFGHQTRRWNPKMRPFIFGARKGIHIIDLQQTIPLFNRAYEFIVDVVANKGKVLFVGTKRQAQDIIQEEASRAGMYYITHRWMGGTLTNFKTIKHSIDRFKRLESMFEDGTINRFPKKEIVGMQRELTKLRDTLGGIKEMNEYPQAGFIVDPKREDIAVQEFRRLGIPIVAITDTNCDPDLIDYIIPGNDDAIRAIKLFTSRIAEACLEGQARQDEATQEEVQAAQQQAEAEMVDAQAATESNESEKASAEEE
- a CDS encoding ribonuclease J, which gives rise to MDKEKKLTLYPIGGLGEIGMNCLLLETAQSAVLIDCGLMFPDDFHYGVDVVIPRLDFILEKKDKLRAIILTHGHEDHIGALPWILPDVEVPVYGSDFTLALVNNKLREHALQDKVTLQPVQPRETVLINDLSFQFFPVCHSIIQGYALGIETPVGRVVHSGDFKIDRNPLGGHYTDLEGLSEFSSSGVELMFSDSTNVERDGFALTEKEVKTSLLEVFQKAEGRILVTLFSSHIQRIQEIYDLATQFGRTMAVSGKSLSTNIEIARGLGYLNFSDQSYVDPENIGDLPDEKVVLLVTGSQGEPMSAMTRLAEGSHRQLSIHSGDTVIMSSRFIPGNTKAINKVINRLYKLGADVVYEKVQAVHASGHAHREELKLMLDTVKPKFFVPVHGEYRHLVKHSDLAQACGVAPERSLVLEDGQPVTLLEHGIRYEEEFSARSVLVDGKGVGDVGSTILKERQLLADEGMVVVVMVLDAESGSIVMGPRLESKGFIFEQQYAHILTEAEAIIMDVYEKIPAGAWKKLRDRTKSALRRYFRKALGRDPVIVPVIIKI